A genomic segment from Treponema sp. Marseille-Q3903 encodes:
- a CDS encoding isoamylase early set domain-containing protein has protein sequence MALKKEFIKGKDLCKVTFSVTPEAALGAKTINLAGDFNSWSSTDTPLKKAKDGSFSVTLELQTDREFQFRYLLDGCRWENDWKADKYIPAPFSNADNSVVVTKR, from the coding sequence ATGGCATTAAAAAAAGAATTCATAAAAGGTAAGGATTTGTGTAAAGTTACTTTTTCAGTTACCCCGGAAGCAGCTTTAGGTGCAAAAACAATCAATCTCGCAGGAGATTTCAACAGTTGGAGCAGCACAGATACGCCTCTCAAAAAAGCGAAAGACGGAAGTTTTTCTGTGACGTTGGAATTACAGACGGATCGCGAATTTCAATTTAGATATTTGTTAGACGGCTGCCGTTGGGAAAACGACTGGAAAGCAGACAAATACATTCCGGCTCCGTTCAGCAACGCTGATAATTCTGTCGTTGTAACAAAACGCTAG
- a CDS encoding DUF1015 domain-containing protein, whose translation MKKIEELGLRVPKILLPKNIDLKSWSVIACDQYTQDKEYWKNVEKNASGKPSTLNLILPEIYLNSPDKTERIANIRKSMRKYLDDGVFANPIEGFIYVERKTSFGRTRKGLVAEIDLETYEWKPFSKANIRATEATIVERIPPRMEIRRGAPLELPHIMLLVNDKDDILIGVAGKIVSGRLPVYNGELMCNGGYIKGWTLENNEELSRVAASLSKIADKNTLDDGSTFLFAVGDGNHSLATAKAVWDEHKSLLQSKGATDEEISNCPVRYALVEIVNIYDKGLTFEPIHRVIFNADNEKLISFLKNSLNGTVCEVSDATELEKSVKHSSADFGFAYLDKNGKQKYVLLKTNIKELAVAKLQPKIDSFIKDEQAKLSAKDKNVQNSTNATCKIEIDYIHGADEVIKLGNKIGAVGILLPPIEKDSFFETINKSGPLPRKSFSMGEADEKRFYLECRMLF comes from the coding sequence ATGAAAAAGATTGAAGAATTAGGACTCCGTGTACCTAAAATCCTCCTGCCAAAAAACATCGATTTAAAGAGTTGGTCTGTAATCGCTTGCGACCAATACACGCAAGACAAAGAGTATTGGAAAAATGTTGAAAAAAACGCATCCGGCAAACCGTCAACGCTTAATCTGATATTGCCGGAAATTTATCTCAACTCTCCTGATAAAACCGAGCGAATCGCAAACATCCGTAAATCGATGAGAAAATATCTCGATGACGGTGTTTTTGCAAATCCGATAGAAGGATTTATTTACGTAGAGAGAAAGACTTCATTCGGGCGCACCAGAAAAGGATTAGTCGCCGAAATTGATTTGGAAACTTATGAATGGAAACCTTTCAGCAAAGCGAATATTAGAGCAACAGAAGCAACAATCGTTGAACGAATTCCTCCTAGGATGGAAATCAGGCGTGGAGCGCCGCTCGAACTGCCGCACATAATGCTTTTGGTAAATGATAAAGATGATATTTTAATCGGAGTTGCTGGAAAAATCGTCAGCGGGCGACTCCCTGTTTACAACGGTGAATTGATGTGCAACGGCGGTTATATAAAAGGTTGGACTTTAGAAAATAATGAAGAGTTATCTCGCGTTGCAGCGTCTCTTTCAAAAATTGCAGACAAGAACACTCTCGATGACGGTTCCACATTTTTGTTTGCAGTTGGAGACGGAAACCATTCGCTCGCCACAGCAAAAGCAGTTTGGGATGAACACAAATCTTTGCTGCAATCAAAAGGAGCTACCGATGAAGAAATATCAAACTGCCCAGTGAGGTACGCTCTTGTTGAAATTGTAAACATCTACGACAAAGGGCTGACTTTTGAGCCGATACACAGAGTTATTTTCAATGCAGATAACGAAAAACTCATCTCTTTTCTTAAAAATTCACTCAATGGAACAGTCTGTGAAGTTTCAGACGCTACAGAACTTGAAAAATCTGTAAAACACTCCTCAGCAGATTTCGGATTTGCGTATCTCGATAAAAACGGAAAGCAAAAATACGTGTTGCTCAAAACAAATATAAAAGAACTTGCAGTGGCAAAGCTACAACCTAAGATTGACAGTTTTATTAAAGATGAGCAGGCAAAATTATCTGCAAAAGACAAAAACGTCCAGAACAGCACAAACGCAACATGCAAAATTGAAATAGATTATATTCACGGTGCGGACGAAGTTATAAAATTGGGAAACAAAATAGGGGCAGTTGGAATATTGCTTCCGCCAATCGAAAAAGACAGTTTTTTTGAAACAATAAACAAAAGTGGACCGCTCCCGAGAAAAAGTTTCAGCATGGGCGAGGCAGATGAAAAACGCTTTTATCTTGAATGCAGAATGCTGTTTTAA
- a CDS encoding site-specific DNA-methyltransferase, with the protein MPLTFSWTDFPERYDDDSKLSEISWAGDFAELIRRFSDGEKKHSDVPHIFIMSDNYPALKLMAQNALKVDIIYIDPPYNTGKSFSYNDDFADGKDRHSAWLSFMSRRLNIAKKLMKETSCIFIAIDQSELYVLKLLCDKIFGEENFVNDFMWLHGKGKKDKWSRTLQQHTLCYAKDKKNLAEFRQIEKTGWATKNEDDDQRGNWFSGSISFSEKRSNPNHKNYFTIKSPSGKLWTRQWQVSKEKMEKLIADNRIYWGHQSEYSSVPRIKIFNDDKQEVIPKNIIDCVESTRSAQNNLDKLIGIKCSFDNPKPVDLIEHLIKITSMPTDALILDFFAGSGTTFEAVCRLNKEDGGKRKCILIQKDENEIAEICKKRCDKVSQLFDEEITQLQHIPKIK; encoded by the coding sequence ATGCCGCTGACTTTTTCATGGACAGATTTTCCAGAGCGTTATGACGATGATTCAAAGCTGAGCGAAATCTCTTGGGCAGGCGATTTTGCCGAATTGATTCGCCGATTTTCCGACGGCGAAAAAAAACATTCGGACGTTCCACACATTTTTATAATGTCCGACAATTATCCTGCTTTGAAGCTGATGGCACAAAATGCGCTGAAAGTAGACATCATATACATCGATCCGCCATACAACACCGGAAAATCGTTCAGCTATAACGACGATTTTGCGGATGGAAAAGACAGACATTCAGCATGGCTTAGTTTTATGTCGCGCCGTTTGAACATTGCAAAAAAATTGATGAAAGAAACTTCTTGTATTTTTATTGCAATCGACCAGAGTGAATTGTACGTGCTTAAATTGCTGTGCGACAAAATCTTTGGTGAAGAAAACTTTGTAAACGATTTTATGTGGCTTCACGGAAAAGGCAAAAAAGATAAATGGTCAAGGACGCTCCAACAGCACACGCTTTGCTACGCAAAAGACAAAAAAAATCTGGCAGAATTTCGTCAGATTGAAAAAACAGGCTGGGCAACAAAAAATGAAGATGATGACCAAAGAGGAAATTGGTTTAGCGGCAGCATCTCATTTTCAGAAAAACGCTCAAATCCGAATCACAAAAATTATTTTACAATCAAATCTCCAAGCGGAAAGTTGTGGACAAGGCAGTGGCAGGTATCAAAAGAAAAGATGGAAAAGCTGATTGCAGACAACAGAATCTACTGGGGACATCAGAGCGAATATTCATCAGTCCCACGTATAAAAATTTTTAATGATGATAAACAGGAAGTGATTCCAAAGAACATAATTGACTGCGTAGAGTCTACACGTTCTGCACAAAATAACCTCGACAAATTGATTGGCATAAAATGCTCGTTCGACAATCCAAAACCTGTAGACTTGATAGAGCACTTGATAAAAATCACATCAATGCCTACCGACGCTTTAATTCTCGATTTTTTTGCAGGAAGTGGAACGACGTTTGAAGCAGTTTGCAGACTAAACAAAGAAGATGGCGGCAAGCGCAAATGCATTCTCATTCAAAAAGACGAGAACGAAATTGCAGAAATCTGTAAAAAGCGCTGCGATAAAGTTTCACAACTGTTCGACGAGGAAATCACGCAATTGCAACATATCCCAAAAATCAAATAA
- a CDS encoding MgtC/SapB family protein has protein sequence MDLNLFLDYTCRFAASFVCGFLIGLERKSRQHIVGIRTLVLISTSSTLLSILSVYMAEHGIVTGDPTRIAAGVVTGIGFLGGGAILRQGLNIRGLTTATIMFTACALGLACGAGLYIPVAITMLIIIVVLYALSRLERRIFPAAKTKKLNLRLEGTDFNQAKLKEIMANNGLIVNDINIEYTAKENQTKLSFTVKTPDDLDTLKLSLELYEIEKLINFSLNDMM, from the coding sequence ATGGATTTGAATTTGTTTTTAGATTACACCTGTCGCTTTGCAGCGAGTTTTGTATGCGGATTTTTAATAGGTTTGGAACGAAAATCACGGCAACACATAGTCGGAATTAGGACTCTTGTCTTAATCAGCACGTCTTCTACATTGCTTTCAATTTTGTCTGTATATATGGCAGAGCACGGAATTGTTACAGGAGACCCGACTAGAATTGCAGCGGGAGTCGTAACCGGAATAGGTTTTTTAGGTGGTGGTGCAATTCTACGGCAAGGATTGAATATTCGTGGACTTACAACCGCAACAATCATGTTCACCGCCTGTGCGCTGGGTCTTGCGTGCGGAGCTGGGCTTTATATTCCAGTTGCAATAACAATGCTTATTATCATTGTCGTTTTGTACGCCTTGAGTCGGCTCGAACGCCGAATATTTCCTGCTGCAAAAACAAAAAAACTGAATCTGAGGTTGGAAGGCACCGACTTTAATCAGGCTAAGCTTAAAGAAATTATGGCAAATAACGGTCTGATCGTGAACGACATAAACATTGAATATACAGCAAAGGAAAACCAAACAAAACTATCTTTTACGGTAAAAACACCTGACGATTTGGACACATTAAAACTGTCTTTGGAGCTTTATGAAATAGAAAAACTTATCAATTTTTCGCTGAACGATATGATGTGA
- the nth gene encoding endonuclease III, whose amino-acid sequence MVLLSDSETEEVFSRWQAANPSPLPELDFFNAYTLLVAVVLSAQATDKSVNKYTKPLFEIADTPQKMVEMGQDKLISYIKSIGLYKNKAAHIIGLSKKLISDFDGIVPDDREKLMSLPGVGRKTANVVLNVYFHKPTMPVDTHILRVAPKIGLAEGTTPESVEKSLVSRIPEKYMLNAHHWILLHGRYVCTARNPKCEDCIIKDICKHNGD is encoded by the coding sequence ATGGTGTTGTTATCCGATTCCGAAACAGAGGAGGTTTTCTCTCGCTGGCAGGCAGCTAACCCTTCACCTTTGCCGGAATTGGATTTTTTTAATGCTTACACACTTTTGGTCGCTGTCGTACTTTCTGCACAAGCGACAGATAAATCTGTAAACAAATACACAAAACCTCTGTTTGAGATTGCAGATACTCCACAAAAAATGGTGGAAATGGGGCAAGATAAACTGATTTCATACATCAAATCGATAGGGCTATATAAAAATAAAGCTGCACACATCATCGGGCTATCAAAAAAACTTATCTCTGATTTTGATGGGATCGTCCCTGATGACCGCGAAAAACTGATGAGCTTACCTGGAGTCGGGAGAAAAACCGCAAATGTAGTTCTCAACGTTTACTTTCATAAACCTACAATGCCTGTCGATACACACATCTTGCGCGTTGCCCCAAAGATTGGTTTAGCAGAGGGCACAACTCCCGAGTCGGTGGAAAAAAGCCTTGTCTCGAGAATTCCCGAAAAATATATGCTCAATGCACATCACTGGATTTTGCTGCACGGGCGCTATGTCTGCACAGCAAGAAATCCAAAGTGTGAAGACTGTATAATAAAAGACATTTGCAAACATAATGGAGATTGA
- a CDS encoding dicarboxylate/amino acid:cation symporter: protein MKVWIKYLLGAFIGILVAFIFPSGNAGFVSVMSFLSELFIRTGRYIVIPLIFTTAIESVNKLRTSKLLLKTTSLTFLIIVASTLILTFVGLISILIVKLPRIPITVDVAAEIKGINVKQLILSLFPYSGFAALLDGSFLLVSLVAAFLIGWESASEEIMFKPIFALADSASKLFYNIATFFTEIMSVFCIAIVCFWAVQFRGIIEMGIYTPMILLLFVDFLIVVGVIYPLILHFVCHDPHPYKVLYASIAPMVLSFFSGDANLALPLANRHCRESLGIRRRSRGFTYPLFANFARGGSALVSAVSFILIWRSYSSLGISFFDVLWIFALSFGLSFIFGGIPTGGAFILLTILCNEYARGFETSYLLLQPASLIMGSFATLLDTVTAMFGSYIVAVKTKMVEHHTIKHFI from the coding sequence ATGAAAGTATGGATTAAATATTTACTTGGCGCATTTATTGGCATATTAGTAGCTTTTATCTTTCCTTCAGGAAATGCAGGATTTGTAAGCGTGATGTCTTTTTTGTCGGAATTGTTTATAAGAACCGGCCGATATATCGTGATTCCGCTGATTTTTACAACAGCAATCGAATCTGTAAATAAATTGAGAACGTCTAAATTGTTGCTAAAGACAACATCGCTGACTTTTTTGATAATCGTCGCTTCAACGCTGATTTTGACATTTGTCGGATTGATTTCGATTTTAATCGTAAAACTTCCGAGAATCCCAATCACTGTAGATGTTGCTGCGGAAATTAAAGGAATAAACGTAAAACAGTTGATTCTTTCGTTGTTTCCATATTCGGGTTTTGCGGCATTGCTGGACGGTTCTTTTCTTTTAGTCAGTCTTGTCGCTGCATTTTTGATTGGGTGGGAAAGCGCATCGGAAGAAATTATGTTTAAACCGATTTTTGCGCTCGCCGATTCGGCATCAAAACTTTTTTATAACATTGCAACATTTTTCACAGAGATAATGTCTGTATTCTGCATTGCGATAGTGTGCTTCTGGGCAGTTCAGTTCCGTGGAATCATAGAGATGGGAATATACACACCGATGATTTTACTGCTTTTTGTTGACTTTTTAATTGTGGTCGGAGTTATTTATCCATTGATTTTACACTTTGTGTGCCACGATCCGCATCCTTATAAAGTTTTGTACGCGAGCATTGCCCCGATGGTTCTTTCATTTTTCAGCGGAGATGCGAATCTTGCGCTTCCATTGGCAAACAGACACTGCCGTGAAAGTCTTGGAATCAGGCGACGTAGCCGAGGTTTTACTTATCCGTTGTTTGCAAACTTTGCACGTGGCGGCTCTGCTCTTGTTTCTGCTGTTTCATTTATACTGATATGGAGATCGTATTCAAGCCTTGGTATTTCTTTTTTTGATGTCTTGTGGATATTTGCGCTTTCATTTGGGCTGTCGTTCATTTTTGGCGGAATTCCGACAGGGGGAGCTTTTATTCTTTTGACAATTCTGTGCAATGAATATGCTCGGGGTTTTGAAACAAGTTACCTGCTTTTGCAACCGGCCTCGCTTATAATGGGCTCCTTTGCGACTTTGTTAGACACCGTTACAGCGATGTTTGGCAGTTACATAGTCGCCGTAAAAACGAAAATGGTCGAACATCACACAATTAAACATTTCATTTAA
- a CDS encoding Fic family protein produces MFELSKLPIDSKKIETINILKAETKAAKTLAELKGIANIIPNQMILINAIVLQESKDSSGIENIITTKDELYKAVSETAKKIDSATKEVMFYREALYSGFYQLKAHDFISINDIVNIQKILVQNEAGIRTLPGTKLVNDRTNEIVYTPPQTKQEIDELLKNFTDYLNNADDSLSKLAVLHYQFESIHPFYDGNGRTGRIINILYLILKHHLEVPILYLSSYIIKNKDEYYKLLQKVRTEDAWENWIIFILKGIEQTASETIEKVKDIKNLLENTAEKIKTDASKIYSKELVETLFENPYCKIEFIVKKLGIERKAASRYLHTLEDRGILKCIKAGKDNIFINTGLTELLRE; encoded by the coding sequence ATGTTTGAGTTATCAAAATTACCGATTGATTCTAAAAAGATTGAAACAATCAACATTCTTAAAGCAGAAACAAAAGCGGCAAAAACACTTGCGGAGCTTAAAGGAATTGCAAACATAATTCCGAACCAGATGATTCTTATAAACGCAATTGTATTGCAGGAATCAAAAGACAGTTCGGGGATTGAAAACATAATTACTACAAAAGACGAGCTTTATAAAGCGGTTTCTGAAACTGCAAAAAAAATAGATTCGGCGACAAAAGAGGTAATGTTTTATCGCGAAGCATTATACTCTGGGTTTTATCAGCTAAAAGCACACGATTTTATCTCAATAAACGATATTGTAAACATCCAAAAAATACTTGTTCAAAATGAGGCAGGAATCAGAACCTTACCCGGAACAAAACTCGTGAACGACCGCACAAATGAAATCGTCTACACTCCGCCACAGACAAAACAAGAAATAGACGAACTGTTAAAAAATTTTACAGATTATTTGAACAATGCCGACGACTCGCTCTCAAAACTTGCGGTTCTTCATTATCAATTTGAAAGCATCCATCCTTTTTATGACGGAAACGGCAGGACGGGAAGAATCATAAATATTTTGTATTTGATTTTGAAACACCATCTTGAAGTTCCGATTTTGTACTTAAGTTCATACATCATAAAAAACAAAGATGAATATTACAAACTTCTGCAAAAAGTCCGAACGGAAGACGCTTGGGAAAACTGGATTATTTTTATTCTAAAAGGAATTGAACAAACAGCCTCAGAGACGATTGAAAAAGTAAAAGATATAAAAAATCTCCTAGAAAATACGGCTGAAAAAATAAAAACAGACGCATCAAAAATCTATTCGAAAGAACTCGTAGAAACACTTTTTGAAAACCCGTACTGCAAAATCGAATTCATTGTAAAAAAATTGGGAATTGAGAGAAAGGCAGCTTCCCGTTATCTGCACACGTTGGAAGACAGAGGAATTTTAAAATGCATAAAAGCCGGTAAGGATAATATTTTCATAAACACAGGCTTGACCGAACTGTTACGTGAATAA
- the metK gene encoding methionine adenosyltransferase — MSAVLTKSKHYLFTSESVGEGHPDKLCDQISDAVLDRVLELDPNAHVACETFATTNFVVIGGEIGFQNPDPKLPNIIKNEVEEIARRVAKDIGYDSEEVGLDYKTFEFMNRLHSQSPDINQGVVGTGLEEYEGQQGAGDQGMMFGFACNETPVLMPAPVYYAHQLLIKAGELRKSGKIAWLRPDAKSQVTIEYDGFKPKHIDTVVLSHQHNPEIPYDKIKETIINEIIKPVLEPTGLLDSKTKFYINPTGRFVTGGPDGDAGLTGRKIIVDTYGGMGRHGGGAFSGKDPSKVDRSAAYMARYIAKNIVAAGLSDRAEVELAYAIGVPYPVSIMVETFGTEKYDVEKIEKAVEKVFDCTPAGIAKTLDLKRPIYSKTARYGHFGREGFPWEQTDKIEALKAAIN; from the coding sequence ATGAGTGCTGTATTAACAAAATCAAAACATTATCTATTTACTTCAGAATCTGTAGGCGAAGGTCACCCTGACAAACTTTGCGATCAAATTTCCGATGCCGTGCTCGACCGCGTGCTTGAACTTGACCCGAATGCACACGTCGCATGCGAAACTTTCGCTACAACAAACTTTGTCGTCATCGGCGGCGAAATAGGCTTTCAAAATCCGGATCCGAAACTCCCAAATATCATCAAAAACGAAGTCGAAGAAATTGCTCGCCGTGTTGCAAAAGATATCGGTTATGATTCGGAAGAAGTCGGGCTCGACTATAAAACTTTCGAGTTTATGAATAGACTTCATTCTCAATCTCCCGATATAAATCAGGGAGTTGTTGGAACAGGTCTTGAAGAATATGAAGGACAGCAGGGCGCAGGCGATCAAGGAATGATGTTCGGGTTTGCATGCAATGAAACACCTGTTCTCATGCCGGCTCCTGTTTACTATGCACATCAACTTTTGATTAAAGCAGGAGAGCTTCGCAAAAGCGGTAAAATTGCGTGGTTGCGTCCGGACGCTAAATCACAAGTTACAATCGAATACGACGGCTTCAAACCTAAACACATAGACACAGTTGTCCTTTCGCATCAGCACAATCCTGAAATTCCTTACGACAAAATCAAAGAGACTATCATAAATGAAATTATAAAACCTGTTCTCGAACCGACAGGACTCCTTGATTCAAAAACAAAGTTCTACATAAACCCGACAGGACGCTTTGTAACCGGTGGCCCTGACGGAGATGCAGGTCTTACAGGTCGCAAAATCATTGTCGATACATACGGCGGTATGGGAAGACACGGCGGCGGTGCTTTTTCTGGAAAAGATCCTTCTAAAGTAGACCGCTCTGCCGCTTACATGGCTCGTTACATTGCAAAAAATATCGTTGCAGCAGGACTTTCCGACAGGGCGGAAGTTGAATTGGCTTATGCTATCGGAGTTCCTTACCCTGTCTCAATCATGGTAGAAACATTTGGAACCGAAAAGTACGACGTTGAAAAAATTGAAAAAGCAGTTGAAAAAGTATTCGACTGCACACCAGCTGGAATCGCGAAGACGCTTGACTTAAAACGCCCTATTTACAGCAAAACTGCAAGATATGGACATTTCGGCCGCGAAGGATTCCCTTGGGAACAGACAGACAAGATTGAAGCTCTTAAGGCAGCGATAAACTGA